The Impatiens glandulifera chromosome 3, dImpGla2.1, whole genome shotgun sequence genome contains a region encoding:
- the LOC124931792 gene encoding GATA transcription factor 2-like, which produces MAAPEFITAGGYYGSAADAHFHSVDRFFDQKLLQNNNNNHFAVDELFDFSKEDDVFLTGNSNDSSTITAIDSCNSPISGQDTLFHSFTDTHFSDDLCVPIDDLAELEWLSNFVEDSSFSTVDNMQNYHQLIPATFPDSAAVTAADTNRNYQPEFLSDVSVVPGKARSKRPRAAPCDWSSRLLVLSPSAAATGGNGEITRRKCLHCASEKTPQWRTGPMGPKTLCNACGVRYKSGRLVAEYRPSASPTFVATEHSNSHRKVLELRRQNEIQRQKKKKQRWQIVNDEDYLIRGRGVDHQFGRDYMP; this is translated from the exons ATGGCAGCACCTGAATTCATTACCGCCGGCGGCTATTACGGTTCAGCTGCCGACGCTCATTTCCATTCAGTTGACCGTTTTTTTGACCAGAAACTACTccaaaacaacaacaacaatcactTCGCCGTTGACGAATTGTTCGATTTCTCTAAAGAAGACGACGTTTTCCTCACCGGAAATTCCAACGATTCCTCCACTATCACCGCCATTGATAGCTGCAATTCACCAATCTCCGGCCAAGATACTCTCTTCCACAGCTTCACCGACACCCATTTCTCCGATGACCTTTGTGTTCCg ATTGACGATTTGGCTGAGCTGGAATGGCTATCCAATTTCGTGGAAGACAGCTCATTCTCAACCGTAGACAATATGCAAAACTATCACCAACTAATTCCCGCCACATTCCCGGATTCCGCCGCCGTAACCGCCGCCGACACTAACCGTAATTATCAGCCAGAATTCCTCTCCGACGTAAGCGTCGTCCCGGGGAAGGCACGAAGCAAGCGGCCACGTGCCGCACCATGTGATTGGTCATCCCGTCTCCTCGTACTTTCTCCCTCCGCAGCCGCCACCGGCGGCAACGGAGAGATTACGAGGAGAAAGTGTTTGCATTGCGCGTCGGAGAAGACGCCGCAATGGAGGACGGGGCCAATGGGACCGAAGACTCTGTGTAATGCTTGTGGCGTTAGGTATAAGTCAGGGAGATTGGTGGCAGAGTATAGGCCGTCGGCGAGTCCTACATTTGTAGCGACGGAACATTCGAATTCGCATAGGAAGGTTTTGGAATTGAGGAGACAGAATGAAATTCAAcggcagaagaagaagaaacagaggtGGCAGATTGTTAATGATGAAGATTATTTAATCCGAGGTCGTGGTGTTGATCATCAGTTTGGTCGTGATTATATGCCATGA